From Lysinibacillus sp. SGAir0095, the proteins below share one genomic window:
- a CDS encoding ferredoxin has product MPKFTIVDKDTCIACGACGAAAPDIYDYDDEGIAFVIIDDNMGTAEVPEDLLEDMQDAFEGCPTDSIKVAEESFEGDPLKYE; this is encoded by the coding sequence ATGCCAAAATTTACAATTGTAGATAAAGATACATGTATTGCTTGTGGCGCTTGTGGTGCTGCAGCCCCAGATATTTATGATTATGATGATGAAGGTATTGCCTTCGTTATTATTGATGATAACATGGGTACTGCTGAAGTACCAGAAGATTTACTAGAAGACATGCAGGATGCATTTGAAGGCTGCCCAACAGATTCGATCAAAGTAGCAGAGGAATCATTTGAGGGTGACCCTTTAAAATATGAATAA